The Glycine soja cultivar W05 chromosome 3, ASM419377v2, whole genome shotgun sequence genome window below encodes:
- the LOC114406017 gene encoding short-chain dehydrogenase reductase 2a-like yields MVAAEVMPEKPLHGVPILSRESSFSSSPRRLEGKVAIVTGGARGIGEATVRVFAKNGARVVIADVEDALGTMLAETLAPSATYVHCDVSKEEEVENLVRSTVSRYGQLDIMFNNAGVLGNQSKNKSIINFDPEEFDKVMSVNVKGMALGIKHAARVMIPKGIGCIISTASVAGVMGGLGPHAYTASKHAIVGLTKNTACELGRYGIRVNCISPFGVATNMLVNAWKSGGGDDEDDDQGDEGIINFGLPYQEEVEKMEGFVRGLANLQGATLRAKDIAEAALYLASDESKYVSGHNLVVDGGVTSSRNCIGL; encoded by the exons ATGGTTGCTGCTGAAGTAATGCCTGAGAAACCCCTTCATGGAGTTCCAATCCTTTCAAGAGAGAGCAGTTTTTCATCTTCACCCAGAAG GTTGGAAGGCAAGGTAGCCATTGTAACCGGTGGAGCAAGAGGGATAGGCGAAGCAACAGTGCGAGTTTTCGCGAAGAACGGTGCGAGGGTGGTCATCGCCGACGTTGAGGACGCACTAGGCACAATGCTGGCCGAGACCTTGGCCCCATCAGCCACCTACGTGCACTGTGACGTTAGCAAAGAGGAAGAGGTCGAAAACTTGGTTCGTTCCACGGTTTCTCGCTACGGCCAACTTGACATAATGTTCAACAATGCAGGGGTGTTGGGGAACCAGTCCAAGAATAAGAGCATCATCAACTTCGACCCAGAAGAATTCGACAAAGTGATGAGTGTGAACGTGAAGGGAATGGCGTTGGGGATCAAGCACGCTGCGAGGGTGATGATTCCCAAGGGAATTGGATGCATCATTTCCACTGCTAGTGTTGCTGGAGTCATGGGGGGGCTTGGCCCACATGCATATACTGCTTCTAAGCATGCCATTGTGGGGTTAACCAAGAACACTGCTTGTGAGTTGGGGAGGTATGGAATTAGGGTTAATTGCATTTCACCCTTTGGGGTGGCCACCAACATGCTTGTGAATGCTTGGAagagtggtggtggtgatgacgAGGACGACGATCAGGGTGATGAGGGTATCATCAATTTTGGATTGCCCTATCAAGAGGAAGTGGAGAAAATGGAGGGGTTTGTGAGAGGGCTTGCTAATTTGCAAGGAGCTACTCTTAGGGCTAAAGATATTGCTGAGGCTGCTCTCTATCTTGCTAGTGATGAGTCCAAGTATGTTAGTGGTCATAATCTTGTTGTGGATGGTGGAGTCACCTCCTCAAGAAATTGCATTGGTTTGTAA